The Acropora palmata chromosome 3, jaAcrPala1.3, whole genome shotgun sequence nucleotide sequence TAAATATTTACCTCAGTtttaaatgactgtcgaaagaaATTACGCGATTGTGATTCCTAAGCGTCAATGACTGGCTTAAAAATTTGAGGTGAATTTAGGGGTGCGGTGTCAaagctaggaaagaaaatttaaattcgTGGCTGCTTGTtaacgttctctgtaaaacttgagaaatgggcATTTCAACTGGGCAGATTTTCCTAGaatgggaaagaaatgtacagaaataaaaaaagcacgtgatgGACGTgcaaagtttttgtttttgcttattAAATATGCTACGACAGCTACGCTTTGCCCCGAGCATATTAGGAGCTAGACCAAAGAAAGTCAATTATGTTGTTTCACCGGCGCTAGGCTTACTTTATTGTTTCAGTAATTGATTTCTATATAGTCGTTTCTGTCATCGCTAGCCATCAACTCTACATTTAAATAGCGTATTATTCTTGGTTTCGTTTTATTTCCACTTGCTTTTCACTGCGAACCTCAACTGAGAATCACAAGCTATACGGTACTTTATCAAACCACAACCAATCCCTGCCCGAAAAGTCCGATCAAAATAAACAGTGTACGTATAATTTTACCCGGACTCAATGTACGTTTACACGTGATAGTTGCGCGTTCCTCCACGCCGCTCCTCAACTACTTGTGACCCTTTGGAGGTCACAGTAGCGAAGGCTTTCGAATAGATTTTCAGTAACTTCTGATCACCGAAAAATCCGGATTGTATGCTGTAAAAACCAGGGACTGGTTGCTCAtgatggttagcgctaaccattggttaagaagtattgAAATCTAGACGTTTCTATAGTAGTTAACTCTGGTTAGCCCTAACTAGGTCTTGAACAACTCCGGcatggggcccgtttctcgaaaggtCGAATTTCGAAactttcgggcgcatttcggttGACATACCtctctttgtatctttaaagcgaaggcgtctcgagggaCGAAACTATGcagttgttttcattgttattcCTTTCACAACATATGAAtttaaaagaccagctttacagaataagtgGGTCGGAGTTTTGCGAATGGCTTATAGAGCccaaaaagttttcgggacttcgAGGAGCGGGCACCAGGTGAATAGAACTGGCGTGTGACAACGTCAAGTACACTTGTGATGAAGTAAGAGCATACCACACGCACACGATTTAGCTCCGTGCATTAGTTTAAgtcaaacaaattcaaaattttattgaactCAGTTTGCTAGAAAAAAAGAGGTCGGCGTATTATCCCTTCTCATAATTTTAGACAGGAATTTTTCCTGTAGCCTGAAAACTAATTAATACACCGCTGGTGAAGGCCATAGCCTGAGCAGCGGAGGGCGTTAATTTCGGTAGTGGTGCGAACTCAACACGTCTTCGCTCACGGAATTCGTTCTTTACAGGCTAGGAAGGCCTTTGAGCGCTCCTGATTCATTAAGTATTTTTGGTAATATCAGATTGAATTGTGTTTGAAAACTATGGGTACGTACGTGACTTACAGAGAGAAAAGACTCGTCTAAAATTCACTGTCAACTAACATTCctatctttttttgttttgtttcatttatgaTATTTGGCGTTAACTTGAAATGTGCAGCTAATAAGAGAATAAGAATATGAAAGGCAGGAATTCAGCAGGGGAAAATTTGATTAACAGTTTAGATCCCCTCGAATACTGTTCTTCAACTTACCCTCACACGCTGCCGTGACTGAGCAACTGTTTGGATGTTAAAATTGCGAAAGAGGAAAGATtctatagaggttttgcacggcagccatgttggatggcaagaacaatagattctttttcccatgggaacaaatattctttctaatgcaaataattttcattgtcctgccatccaatatggctgccgtgtaaAACCTCTTTATAGAGAAATAATAATCCCAAAGGACTTGTAAGTTGGACTTAAGGAGTCATGTGAAAAACAAGGGAACCGATGCCTacgtcatttttcaaaatcattcaACAATCACTTGTCCTTCGCAGAGATTCGCaaagaacaacaaaataaataatgctACTTGAACCTTAACTATTTGACTGCAATATGACTAATGCTGGGATTGTTCAAACATCTtgatcataaattattattcttacctATTTGGGAGCTTTCTTTGGGAAAATCTaagaaaaaattttaacgAACTGAACCCGCCCACGTTACCAACAGGAAGTAAAATAGTCAACTTCGCTGCCAGTATGACACTCAACCTCGTTctcagggtcctttctctacttcgagaaagcaccctggttgcggctggtcacgtgtctgTGCATGCCAAGCCAAGATGTGATTGACGGGAGGGGCTGGAAAGATATAGTTTGTCCACACTGAGCTCGCCTACTGAGCCCCAGTGGGGAGTGGAATTTGTAAAACTTCCCTTGTGGATCGGCAAAATCTCACAAGTCAGGGAAGGCATTGTCACATAGAGTTCAATGCTTTCAATGCTCGGCTAAGAGGTTATCTCCACATTTGGCTGAATTTTTCCCATCGACAGTTGGACGGTCTTTGGAATTTGTGGcgtttaaaaaattttggCAAAGAACTTGGAACTGAAGACCACAACAATAAAGGAACCGCGCGGTgaacttaattttacttttcattcgTATGTATTTACTCATTCGTTTAGAGTCAAACATGTCGTATGTTCGCCCTCAAAGGTAGTTTTGGATTTGATCTAATATTATTCCCATCGACAGTTTGACGGTGATTCCCTTCTCTTGCAGCTAAAAAAATCTGCGAAGAATTTGACAACAATGTCTTGGCGCTAAATAAGCTTGATTGGGAAGCTCGATCGGCAAAATCATAACGTAGGCATGGATGCATTCGTTTAGAGTTTAATACGTCCAGTGTTTGGCAGAGACTagctttgaatttcattgaattctTCCAATCGAAAGTTGGGCGATCATTCAATCCTCCTCCTACCCTGGAtgccagaggtttttctctccTTGAGCGACGGAATACTACAAAGCGGCgagaaaaacctctggtaCAGCCCGTTGAGTTCTTTGAGAACGCCGGTTAATGCGATGCCGTTTCATATTCCCAGAGTCAGATTTTGACCCTAGCAATTCGATTGGTTCCAGGAACTTGTCAGTTCTAACGAGTACTCTGATTGGTGTAGCAACAGAAATAAGTTCAAACAGGTTTTCAATATCGCTGTCAACTTTATTTCCGGTGGCCACTGGTCATAATCGAAATGCTGCTGCAAAGTCCCGGAAATCGAGGTTTTGAAGGCAGAAAGTGAAATATAAGCAAAGTTCCTTCTCAATCAACATCTCATACTCATAGAAGTTCAGATAGAGCCGAAGCAGCTGGCCAGGTAGGATCTCTGACAAATAACttgcttccttttcaaaatacCGTCCGTAAAGCAGCGCAACATTCACCTCCCGAGAGAGtgttgacaaaattaagttgAGGACCCACCCTCTGTGCGGCGAGGAGCGAATTCCCACGTAGACTCTGTGACCCCCTTCCGCAGTATGATTTTATCATGTCAGCAGTCACCCTACGCTATTAATATTCAACTTGTTCGTCGGCGTTGGCTACTTCATCGGAATTCTTGCTTCTTGTGTGTCAGTTGTCACAGATGCTGAGCGGTATTAGTCGTTGatttttgaagctgttttgtACGGTTGTCTTGTAACGCAGTACTGTTTCGCAAATTTTAGCGTgacatatgcaaatttctgcaatcattgaaacttggcacgGAATCATATGAAAATGTTCCAAAAGGTCGTCTTCTTATTCTAACGATAGTTTCCAGTGGTAACTAGTCATCTCGCCACCTGGAAGACTCGCCACCAGCAAACTCGCCACCAATATGCTATCAAAGTCGCCACCAAGACGAGTTATCTCGCCACCATGCAGTTGCTTAATTTTTTAAgttaaactttactttactttcttCTGGATGTATCTAAAATTAAATGGTAAAGTAGGCCAATGGGAAGTCAGGGATTTAGATCCGTTCTTTTGTCAGTCGCTTATGTGCAAGACAATAGGGGCCAACTTGAACGGTCCCAGATCCTAGAGACCTGCATTTTTACATAAATTCGTTGTTTTCCTTCAATCCTTTAATCATTTTGTACATACtgttatttatttgaaattgaTTTCATCGCTTTTTTACTATATACTTATTGTAGCgatttcagttttttaaagTGTGTTGCCCTCTGTCAGTTGTATTAAATGATTAAGTCGTTTGTAAGTATTGATACTTATTTGAGATTAGTTTCATCACCGTTTGGCTATTAGGTTTTCTACTGAAGACATGATTGTAGCGATTTCAGTTATTTCAAGTACTTTGTCTTCAACGGTATGCTGTAATAAATCATTACAAGGACATTTTTAGTGGAAGCTGTGTTGATTTTTATAAGGGAAGACACGCCTCGAGTATGCATTTGCTCGATCGGTTGATAGTTTTCATAATACAAGCCAAATATGATATTTTCCGAGgcctaattattatttcgaTCGATCAGTTGGCGCGTTTCCCGGTTTTCAAAACGTTTCGAAACTCCACGCAATAAAAGCTTCGTTCTTCCTTAGTGATTGCAACATTCATATGCTCTCCGGCGAGGCAATTTTCGCTTTCGTAAACAAGCGATGCCATTTGGACGagacaatttcacttttaaGTTTGTAGtttgcaaatgagaaaaaaatacttaatCTAGgactagaaaaaaaacaataagatAAAATTGATGGATCGATCTCGAACTCGGTGCATTGAGTTACGAGGACTTGAACTGAACCTCCACACAACTGAAGGGAAATTAGCTTCGGCGATTTGAGAGATAACTCTCGTCAAGTTATATTTTGCCGATAAGTTGATTGGAGTTTTTGGATGGTAcgtattttaatttaaaaatcacGTTTGATTTCCACCATTGAATGGTTTGTGACttgaacttaatttttttttacatgcgCGACCTACAAACCGCACACACTTCACGCGGCACAAATAACGTTAATAGCTGTGATTAGAGTCACCAAAGCAATACGAGATGACTCTTGGTGGCGAGTCTACTGATGGCGATTTGATGGTGGCGAGATGACCTTTGGTGGCGAGTCTTCCTGGGGGCGAGGTGACCATAAACGATGTCGTACTATACTACTAGGCGTTGTTGCTGCTTATGTGTGTTTACCTTGGAATTATTCTTTCTacggttttctgttttacagGGTCTTAGTCTTCGtagggtcttagttttcgtaacaCCCGACTGCTCGGGACTTTCGAAACCTGGTTTAGTGACCAGGCGTTACGACGTCAAAAGGGCTTTGTGACCAGGCTCTGTGTATCTGATAACGCCTGGTCGAAAGAATTCAATTCGAAATAGGCGTATGCAATTCAAAATGCCTTGTTATTGCAAATCTCACATCCGGCTGAAGGAAGTTTCCATTTCAACAGTTATACTGGTTACaagtaacaaaagaaataaaagaaaaaaaagtatgtatttgttttgaattttgaaaggTAATGTTTTTATTAACAATTCAGAAAAGGAATTCGAAGAgacttttttttcagcaagATGAAATGCCAAGGGAacatttaatttttggaatAATGACGGAGTGTTACCGATATTTCTATGGTGCAATGATGCCCGAATGTAACTTTTATTCACAATTCAAGCTGGAAAATAACGTAAGTTTGCAGAATTCAACGACAGAGAACATATGATATTCAATTCATAACGAAAGGTGgacctttttcattttgacccTGATAACGCGCCATACAAACTGGATCAAGAcgtcaaaaaatcattttgccTTTTATGCTTTGAGATAAATGGGACATCTGCGGCAGAAGACTTAGAAAACTTCGCCATGTTTTCCGTACACAGAGTGCTCTATACTTCAGCTCCGTGATCGCGAATCGAAACATATCAAACAGCTCCTTCAAAAAGTGAAAGTGGTTTCCAGAGGATTTGACCAATATCAATATATAAATCAATATAATATAACTAACCTTAAAAAACAACCCGCAGCAAAGCCAATTACGTGCGAAGTTCTCGTAACTCGCCTCAACAACGTCAACACGTTCGAAGTCCTCGAAACTCGCCTTAACAACGTCAGCAAAAAACGTCCTTCGATCCATGTGACAGAAGGTTCGATCCCATTTGACAAACTGTTATAATTGACACATTTTTCGCATTCTGATCGTTCTTAGTTGCAGAACAAAATTTCAACTGATTTCCGGTTGCAGCGTCCCTGTTATAAACATAGCGCGCACGCGTAATACGCAATCCGCTGATCACTGTCAAGATTTGGGTTGCAGGCCTCTCTTGGGCccgcaataattatttcacgtTTGGATAACGGAACAAATTTAGATCAAGGAACAAATCTAGCTCACGAATTTGACATCAGCAAGCAGCAGATCTCTGACACAAGGAAGAACAATGGCAAGATCCTAAAATTTACAGACAGCACCGTGACAAGCAAaggatcaaaacaaaagtccCTGAAGCTGACCGATGATGAGCAGTTGGATAAAGCCCTGTACCCCTAGTTTATTCAACAAAGATGTACTGGGACACCGATTTCAGGTCCGTTTCCTCAAGAGAAAGCGAAACATTTCTTTACGTAGTTAAACATTGGGCGGCCGATCGCGAATTCAATGCATCAAGTGACTGGCTAGAAAAGTTTAAAACACGGCATGGCATCAGGAACCTCAGCATTCAAGACGAGAAACTATCAGCCACAGAAGAAACCGTTAAACCATTTCTACAGAAAATGCACAAAGTGATCGGGAAAGAATCTGATCCCCAAACAAATCGAAAGTGGACTTTTTGTGGAAGTGTTTACCGCAAAGAACTCTTGTTTCCTGTCGCGAAAAATCTGCTCAAAGATTCAAAAAAGCAAAGGATCGTTCAAGTGTGCTGGGCTGTACAAATGCTACTGGAACTCATAAACTAAAACCCGTTCTATGTAGGGATGAGGAAGATGAGGGCGAGGACGAGAAACTAGAATCGACTAAAGAGACATCGCAATGTTCCAAAAATGCTTGTCGTCGATGGAATCACAGGACGATACTGACCCTCTGCAGTTAATGCAGCTTAAAGACGAATGATGGACAAGTCtttgaagcaaacaaacatAACAAGCTTGAACATTTTAGACCTTTCAAATACCTGAACTGAAACGCTGTTTCCACAATGGATGATCGGTAGGCGCTGTTGAATATTTCTCCTTTTAATCTGCGTCAAGTGTTTGCCATCGACATTAACCTTTGCTACAACGCAGTGCTTTTGCAGGTGGCCGGTGAAGAATAgggcgaaaatgaaaaagactgGGTCGAGAAAGtcggtgaaaagaaaatggcggctgttttcaGCTATGATCGTGCACATGGGAGCACGTaggctttttgtgtttttcttctcCGTAAAAGTAATTTGGTTGATTATTTAGGGTAGTCCGTGGAGTAGTCCGTAGGGTAGTCCGTGGAGTAGTCCGTAGGGTAGTCCGCGGAGCGGGGTCAGAGGGTAGTCCGCGGATCGAGGGTCAGTCTTTTCTACTTTCCCCTGTGCATCAGCATGATTGATTTCCGAACACAAAGAcgatttgttgggctcatgtttcatttctttaataaGATCAAAGTTATTAAGTCAATTAAAAAAGCAATCACAAAAGAactatatataaataaatcaaCTAAAAGCTGTCCTAAAAAAGTATGTTTTGAGAGCTCGTTAAAAAGATGTGAGTGTCTGAATGTTTCTGATCTCCACCGGAAGACTGTTCCACAGTTTCGGAGCAGCCGATTGGAAGGCTCGGTCACCAGGTGTTGGTAGGCACCGTGCATTGGCTGACACCAACAGAGTTGCATTCCTGGGCCTAAGATTATATCTTGACTGGGGAGCGACAGCAATAAGATCAACCCCAAAAGCAATTTGTAAAGGaattttattatctttttccGGTAGAACGCTAGTTTGCAGGTGGTCCAAATCCGGCCGCGAAAGGGGGTCCATACTACCAGCGAATCTGCGGCCTGTTCCTTTTCGGGCCTAATTTGGACCTATTTCGGGCCTATTTTGGGCcaaattccctttatatctttgcaacgccgaggttccaagccatcaaactttgcaatCTTCTTGGTTTTTCTCACATTAAAagcatgttaaaagatcagcttttcaaaacaggcGGATCGCAGTTTGACaaaactggcttttcgggcccaaaaTTTTCTCagaactttcgagaaacagacCCCTGGACTTGGGGGTCCAGATCCCTGAGGGATACATGTCTAAATCTGCTGTGACACTGGAACAGGTTAATTGAATAGTTTACCAAACTGACTCTAGAACGTCTAGAATAACAAGAGAGatctttattgttttataataCTATTAatatatttgcatttgaaaatgttgctactcaattctgattggtttaggGAACTgcagggttagggtttagagTTAGGTTaggttttaattttaaaactgaaatcgCTAATACCGTACAAAAAATtgatggatttttttttcggccAATAAGcagaaaacaaccaaaaacgATATTTCATAaaccaaccaatcagattaaGCCTGTTTATTAATGGTGAAGTTTTCCACACACAGATTTACACAGATAGCTGAGATAACAAATTCACAGGGAACCTGAAAATTCCTCTAATAGCAAGCAAAAGTGCTTCCTTTTGGCTGAAAGTTTGGCAAGAATGATGCAATAGAAGACATGACCCGAACGACGTGATCATGTAGTTATGTATCTGACCTACGCCTTCAATTCTCTGCCCATAAATTGTTCCAGTTTCCTTCATGATCACTAAAACTACATATGAcctgaaattatttttttgtttcggttTCTTGAAGTTTAATGACAGTTCTCACCGGAGAAGCAGACTGACcctgaaaagacatttttctttACATGAACACATAACAGCCATGCTGAGAAATGCTTTCCTGGTCTCATTTAATCGTTAGAGTCTGTTAACTGTGGATCTTCACCGTCTTCAGTTCTTATCGGCTGTTTCTTATATGTATAACGAGATGCAACGAACGTGAAGATAGCAAAAGTAACTATGGTTATTCcagctaaaagaaaaaagaagtatTCAAGTTTTCCGTTGTTGAGATCGTTGCTAGGGTACCATTTGCTATTGCTCGCTGATCGAACAATAACAACAAGCAGGCTTGTTAGGTAGTTTCCAAACGCGGAAGTGACCAAGAAAGAGCCCATCACAACACCCTTCAGGTTTTCTGGAGATTGAGAATATGCGAACTCTAGACCTAAAAGAGAAGATAAAACAGAAGTCCCTAAGTGTTAGCATCTTTCACTATTAAGTCCTCGCGTCAATCTTTTCCTGAGTAGGGCTATTTTTAGAACTTCCTCCCACCTTCACACCCTCGCGGGTCGGGAGATAACGTGAGGCATCTATTGTCATTCCTCTTCTTTGATTGGCCGtttaattgtttgaaaaagagtCCCTTGAGACCAGTTGTAAAACTAAATCTACTCTGGAAATGGTTAAATTCAAGCCCCAGCATGGGAGATCAAAGTTCCAATTCATCCTCAAGAATCAAATTATCCAGaataaataattcaaaattCTCTACGGTAAATCAAAAtgatcttttcaaaacagacTGTTTCATTGATAAAATGGCGTTACCACCTAATGACAGTTGAAGCTTCGTTGCCAATGATTTGGACAGATCACCTACTTGACTTTTTGATTGACAGAATTTTATAGGTGCTTAAAATGCTAGAAGTTTGAGGTATATGTTAGTTAAAGACGTACGCCTCGAGAAGTCAGGTTAGTCTGTTTCAGGCTCTTAGTCGGTCAAGGCAAGCGAAATTGTGGCGGGCGCGAGAAAAAAGTCGAGCGAAGACTGAGGTAGTGGGGAGATTACACCTCCACTCGTTCTATATTCCCctttcaatttgtttaacCCCGCGCACTATTTCGTCCCGTCCGTACGAACTGAGAGCTTGGAACAAGCATGAGTTAGGTTAGCGAAGTGGTTAGTAATCATGTTCCCTGTCTTGTGCGCTAAGTTTCAGCTGACCCGCGCAATCTGATTTTTTCCTCAGATAGCCAGTTAGCTTTCTCTCTACCAGCATGCGGTCAGCCCGGCGGGATTCGTTGGAACGAATGAAACCACAAAACAAATATAAAGCCGGACGTCGCGACGTCTTTTCCTTATCTACAGTTATAAATGATCGACTCACCGTTAATTATCGAAAGAGAACCCTTGACTGAGCTCAACCTCGCTCTCAAAACCTCTCCACGGGCAGGGGAGGGGTCCTGGGAATGATGTTGAATTGAGTCTGTCAGGTGAGGCATACGTCTGTGTGAAAACAAGGTGGAATTTAATTTTACCTGTGATACTGGCAAGAACCTCGCTGGTTCCTATGAAGAAATACTGTGGAATCTGCCAAAAAATGTTGAGATCCGACGCCGCCCTTttttccccattgacaagttgGTTGAACACGTGACCCTCTTCCCACAGGCCTCTGCGCTTGATCTCAACAAAACCTGCCACCATCATAGCTGCCGCAGCCATCAAAAATCCCACCCCGATCCTGCGCAGAGGAGTAAAGCTGATCCCACATCGTTGAAGAAGAGGATACACTATGTAATCCATGAATGGAATGATTGCAAGGACAGCGATGATGTCAAATAGCGACAGGGACGCAGAAGGAACACTGAAGCTCGAGAACTTTAGTCTCATGTATGTACCTTGGATGAGAAATGTCGTCGACATCTAAAgaaatatgaaatgaaatgtgtgCACAACAATATTGAAAACCATCAAGAAGATAATGTGATATATGAGTGAAAGAACAACATCGACCATTTCATGACGATGACTGAGAATCCAGTTGTTATCGACCTCATTGTGATGCCGTCTGTGCTAATTTTAGGGCGCGTTCGTTTTTGgatattccggaataagaatatCTTCCGGAATATATTCCGGAATGTATTCcggctattctgctcctggGAGCAGAATAGCCAGAATGGAAATCCAGGTATTCCGGAATGATAAGAAAAATACGCGTGAATGTTTCTCTTCAGACTTCAGTTGCCATTCACAACGTGTTCGTCTATGCAAAAGATCCCAAATGGGAagaacacgaaaatttggtttatcaacagagttgataatgtaaattgaccaccgtacagagattgaaaagctgacgtttcgagcgttagcccttcgtcagagcgaatgaatttctttagaaactaatcccccaAATAGGAAGAGGTTGATAAACTCTAATGCCTCAGCACTGCCGAGAGCTGAAAAAGGCTGAGTTTTCTCGTGAACGTCCAATTCTCACCTGTGAGTATACGGCCCAATatacaacaaacaaaagaaacactgGGATAACTCTCAACAATGATTTAACGTCTTCAACTTCAGTTTCAGTGAATGTTCCTCCATTTTTGCTCTTTGCTTTGTCCAACCATGTTGATATACTTGGCATGCGGGGAATCGTGATTGCTTCGTAGATTATCTTAGCAGCTCTAGTTAGCTCACTATCAGCGGCGGGTGGGCTGTATTTGTACATATTACGACCGGCAACAAAGATTATAGCAGTTAAGGCAACCGCTGAAGCAGTGATAACGTAGCCATAAAAATAACTGTACTGTTGTTGTACCCATACAACAACTGTAAAAGCTAGTAACGATCCAAggttgatgaaaaaataaaaccagttgaaaaatgtctGAACAGCTCTAGGTCCTTCCTGTTGAATTTGATCTGCTCCAAATGGCGCCACATTGGATTTGATTCCACCAGTTGCAAATGCAAGAATTGTAAGAGCTACTGCAAAGAAAAGCCGCCTTGCTGTCTCGCTATAGCTGATATCTTCATAGGATACAGGTAACATTAAGACAGCTCCAACGATGTACAATAATGAGCTGCCGAATATAGTATTGTATCTTCCCAAGTGCGTGTCAGCGAGCCACCCTCCAAGTAAGGTAGTTAGGTAACAGGTTCCTAAAATCATAGAAGAGCTGTGTATTAAAAGTAAGTTACACTgtactttaaaatttcaaattctcaCGAAATAAActataacagcaaaaagaaaggTCAACGTTTCAATTATATATTTGCTTTGATTCAAAGGAGTTTATCGCATCATTGTCATAACATCGACAAAAGTGACTTCTTTTATTGTCTTTGCCAATTTTGGGGAAGAAAAGTTTCAAATCCGTTGTCGGTGTTAATCGCAAGAGCTTTCTCGGGTCAATGAAAGCCAATTTGGGATATCGTATCATTAGGAAgaaccaataaaaaaatattgttaaaaatatatacTTGATACTAACCAACAAATACCAGGACAATTGTCGAGGGCCATGGCGGGGGAAGTCCTAACTTGTCCTTGCAAAGAAGTACTAAATTCGCAGTCAGTCCGTAGAATGCCAAACGCTCACATAACTCTGTAAGAAGAATCAATAATGTGGCAAAGTTCCTGTTGCCACGCCTGGTTAAATGCTGAGTATTCCTGGTGGGTGAAGTGATGTTGCATACTATGCTTACAGGTCGATTCTGACAGGAATTTTTGTGTGAGAGTAGTAACGACctttcattttcctcttcATTAGCAGCTGCAGCCATGTTTATCTCCAAACGATAGATTCCCTCTGCAAGTTAAATTACATCATTAATATTTACCTCATTTTTTAGGAAATGACTGACAAACTGAActacgcgattgcgattgctacgcgttagtgattg carries:
- the LOC141877921 gene encoding solute carrier family 15 member 4-like, with the translated sequence MAAAANEEENERSLLLSHKNSCQNRPVSIVCNITSPTRNTQHLTRRGNRNFATLLILLTELCERLAFYGLTANLVLLCKDKLGLPPPWPSTIVLVFVGTCYLTTLLGGWLADTHLGRYNTIFGSSLLYIVGAVLMLPVSYEDISYSETARRLFFAVALTILAFATGGIKSNVAPFGADQIQQEGPRAVQTFFNWFYFFINLGSLLAFTVVVWVQQQYSYFYGYVITASAVALTAIIFVAGRNMYKYSPPAADSELTRAAKIIYEAITIPRMPSISTWLDKAKSKNGGTFTETEVEDVKSLLRVIPVFLLFVVYWAVYSQMSTTFLIQGTYMRLKFSSFSVPSASLSLFDIIAVLAIIPFMDYIVYPLLQRCGISFTPLRRIGVGFLMAAAAMMVAGFVEIKRRGLWEEGHVFNQLVNGEKRAASDLNIFWQIPQYFFIGTSEVLASITGLEFAYSQSPENLKGVVMGSFLVTSAFGNYLTSLLVVIVRSASNSKWYPSNDLNNGKLEYFFFLLAGITIVTFAIFTFVASRYTYKKQPIRTEDGEDPQLTDSND